The Lipingzhangella halophila genome segment GGCGTGGTGGGCGAAGCGGAGCAGGTCGTCCAGCCAGTGCCGGGCGGGGGCCACGCTGTCGGGGTGGCCGCGGAAGGTCGTGCTGAACTGCTGCATGGTCACCACCCCCGCTGTGCCGCCGGGCGCAGCACGTAGGGGCGGACACGGGCGGTGCGGCGGTAGCGGTTACTCTTGGGCATCAAGTCCTCACCTGTCTTGGGCAGGTCGTGGGCCGAGGCCCTGGTTAGTGGTGGTGCACTGGCCAGGGCCGTTTTAGTGCGCGCCGTATTATCGGGATTGTTTGAGCGCGCAATTAAACACTGCCAACACTCAGTGATCCTTTCCAGGGGATGAACCTTCCTGGGGAGAACTGTCTATTGTGTGGACGTCAGTTCACCCTCTGTGCTGGACTGTTCACCATGGTGCAGAAGATTGATCCACGATGGCTCAGGTTCGGCACGCAGCTTCGCCGCCTGAGGGAACAAGCTGGGGTTTCCCAGGACCGACTCGCCAGGGCCCTCAATGTTTCGGCGTCGATGCTGAGTGCTATGGAGCGGGGCGCACGCGGCACCAAAGCGGACTACCTTGATCAAATCGACCGAGTGCTCAACACTGGGGGTCAGGTTCGTCAGCTTTGGGAACGAATGACCGGAAGCAACGCGTTTCCCGAATGGTTCCGTGCCATCGAACTGCTACAACGCAAGGCGTCCGAGATCCGGGAGTACCATCCACTCCTCATTCCGGGGTTGCTTCAGTGCGAGGAGTACGCGCGCACGATTATTCGGCTCGGTGATCCCACATACTCCAATACCGAGGTCAACGAGCAGGTTCAGGGGCGGGTCAACAGGCAGACTCTACTGACGTCGGAACGCCCCCCGCTGCTGCTGGTCGTCTTGGACGAGATGGTGCTGCGCCGACCGTTCGGCGGAGCCACGACGATGGCCCGCCAGCTCGAGCACCTTTTGGAAGTCTCTAGAGAGCCACACGTGGTGATCCAGATAGTGCCCTTTGGCACGGAACGTCACCCCGGGCTCGATGGTGCCTTTACGCTGATCACTGTCTCCGGGCAGCCGGAGATCCTGTACCTGGAGACCAGGATTTCCGGGACTCCAGTGGACGAACCAGACGGAGTACAGGAGTATTCGCGCGTCTTCGGTGAGCTTCGTGGCGTCGCTCTACCCCCAGTAGCATCGCGCGAGCTCATGGAGAAAGTACGAGGAGAGTTCCTTGAGAGTCATCGAGCAGACATGGCGTAAGTCCAGCTACAGCAACTCCAAGGGGGGAAACTGCGTCGAGGTAGCCGACACGGTTTCGGGTGGTGCGGCCATCCGCGACAGTCGGCACCCCGACCTCGGCCACCTTTCCTTTCCCGCCCCCGAGTGGTCGGCGTTCCTTCGGGGAGTGCAAACCGGTCGACTGTAGCTCAAACCTGTCCATAAACCCACACCCGCCGATCTTGCGCAAATCGGGCCTTTATATGCTGAGGAAGGCCTGGGATGCGCAAGATCGCTCGGATGCGGAGGCCTGAACGACGTTCGAATCCTGTTCGGTGTCGGCACGGCTCGGAGGTTTGAGGTGGATCGTCGAGAACCTCCATTGAACGTGCGTGCGGCGCTGGCCTTCGGGACTCCGTTACGTGAGGGCATAGAGCTCATCCGCCAGCAGGGGCTCGGCGCGCTCGTCGTACTCGGGTACGACAGGCACGACGGGAAACTGTTCGAGGGAGGCCATGCCACCGACGAGCCCGTCACGGACGAAGCGATTCGTAGAGCCGCCCTGAATGACGGCGCCACGGTGCTGTCGCCGAGTCTCGACCGGATCGCGCGAGAGCGCACATTCCTGCGTCCGCAGGCGATCGTTCCCGCGGGCGCGGGCGGGACCCGGCATCTCACCGCCGCGCGGTGCGCCGCGCAGACCGGACGTCCCGTGGTGGCGGTCAGCGAGGAACGGCAAGCGGTCACGCTGTACCGCGGGACCGAGCGGTACTTGCTTCTTACCGCGCTCGGGCTCCGCGCGGTCATCGACGACGTCATGAACGCGCTACGGGCCATCCATGTGCAAGATGCCATCGTGGGGGATCAGGCTAGGCAGGGCCGCCTCGACGAAGCTCGGGGTCTGCTCCGGGAAGTCGATGGCCATCTCGTCGAGCTGGGTGCGGCTGGCAGGATAATCACGAGCGAGTGCGCCACAATCGCGAGCACACTGGGCCTCGCATGGGCGCCGTCGGACGTTGCCCCGTTCCCGATCCACACCGAAAAAGCGACGACAAAAATCCCTTAATCGGGCGCGGCTATCAAAGCTCGCGATGGGTTCTTCCGGAACTACGCAGAACGTGGTCCAGGCTCGCGTCATTGACGAAGTCCATGTTCACCCCCGGCAGAGTCGGCCGAGACCACCCCTCCGCAACAGCTTCCTCCCCAGGTCACTCACTTCACCAACCGCAACGACGAACTTTCCCGACTTGACGCGATACTCTCCGGCGAGGATGCGGATCCGAAGATCGGCCTCGTCGTTGGAGGACCGGGACCGGTAAGAGCGCTCTTGTGGTGGAAGGTGCGCGTCGGGTTCGTGACCGGTTTCCGGGTGGCGTTCTCTACACCGAACTTCGCGGATTCGACTTGCGGTTACGTCCTGATCCTCGGACTCTCCGCCACCGGGGGTGGGGCACGACGGCTTCGGTGCCCAACCCGCATAGCTCGGCCGGGCACTCGGCCGGCCCGGAATTGCGTTGCGGTGGTCGGCGGCGCCGTGGCAGGTTGGCGCCGTCAGCTCCGCACCGGCCCCAGGAGGCTCGATCGTGACGATCCC includes the following:
- a CDS encoding helix-turn-helix domain-containing protein; this translates as MVQKIDPRWLRFGTQLRRLREQAGVSQDRLARALNVSASMLSAMERGARGTKADYLDQIDRVLNTGGQVRQLWERMTGSNAFPEWFRAIELLQRKASEIREYHPLLIPGLLQCEEYARTIIRLGDPTYSNTEVNEQVQGRVNRQTLLTSERPPLLLVVLDEMVLRRPFGGATTMARQLEHLLEVSREPHVVIQIVPFGTERHPGLDGAFTLITVSGQPEILYLETRISGTPVDEPDGVQEYSRVFGELRGVALPPVASRELMEKVRGEFLESHRADMA
- a CDS encoding diadenylate cyclase, with amino-acid sequence MRAALAFGTPLREGIELIRQQGLGALVVLGYDRHDGKLFEGGHATDEPVTDEAIRRAALNDGATVLSPSLDRIARERTFLRPQAIVPAGAGGTRHLTAARCAAQTGRPVVAVSEERQAVTLYRGTERYLLLTALGLRAVIDDVMNALRAIHVQDAIVGDQARQGRLDEARGLLREVDGHLVELGAAGRIITSECATIASTLGLAWAPSDVAPFPIHTEKATTKIP
- a CDS encoding DUF397 domain-containing protein, with the translated sequence MRVIEQTWRKSSYSNSKGGNCVEVADTVSGGAAIRDSRHPDLGHLSFPAPEWSAFLRGVQTGRL